Within the SAR324 cluster bacterium genome, the region CTACTCTGCGTGAAAAGTGGCAGTTGCATAAAGCCCTCCGACGATTACGTGCCTACATTGCCGATTATATCGCCAACAAGCGGACTCCTCCCAAGTCTCCCACCACCCCATGAGCATTATATCCAAATATCTTTTTCATTCTGGAAAACTCATGGAGCCTCTGGCCGAACCATTGGCCCTGAAAAGCTTCACGATACACAATCAGACCCTGATTTCTCCCATGTGCCAGTACTCCGCAAAGGAAGGCCTTGCCAACGATTATCATTTTGCTCATCTCTTGACCTTTGCGCTGGGAGGAGCAGGGATTATCTTTACTGAAGGAACATTCATCTTAAACTCAGCCACTCATGGGATTGGGAATGACCACACCGAGTTCTGTTGAAATCTCGATCAACTGATCGCAAATTGACTGTCCGAGTTCAATGCCATTCATCCGAGCAGTCCTGCGCTTTGTACGCTCTGGGTCACCAGGCATAAGCACAGGCTGATCCTGGTGGCGTGGTGCTGAATTTCTGATTGAAGTGACAAAATCTTCAATCTCTTGTCGCATTCCGTTGCCTTGATCAAACTTTGCAGGATCGAAAACAATCGAGAGCATCCCATTGCAGAAAGGCCTCTCATGCGCATTGGTGCTGGAACCAGTCAGCGCTCCTGCCAACAACTCGCAGGCAAGGCCAAGCCCCGACCCTTTGTGTTCTCCAAATGTCTGAATGGCTCCTGTCCCTCCCCTTGGGTTGGGCACCCCAAAAGTCACAGTTTCACCGTAGATCGTTACTGGATGGTCGGAGTCAGTTCCTGTTTCATCAACCATTGCATCCGGTGGGAGAGGTGTTCCTGTCTTTAAGCTGACTAGGATCTTGCCCTCGGCAACACGGCTTGTCGCGAAATCAAGAATGAAATGATCTGACTCTCCAGAATCCAGAAATCGCGGAACACCAATCGCAATCGGGGCAGTTGATAATTGAGCCTCACGTCCTCCGAAGGGAGCAACGATTCGTGAGCCTGCAACATTGACGAAGTGCAGGGAAATCAGCCCTTGATCTGCCAGCAGTTCGGCCCAACCACCAATACGGCCCAAATGACCTGCGTGGCGCAGTCCAATCAGCGCAAGCCCTTCTGATTGAACGATCTCACAGGCTTCGTGAACCACGTGATGCCCAAGCACCTGACCAAAGCTGTATTGCCCATCAAAGAGGCGCAAAGAACCAGAAGACATCAACGTTGTATAAGCGCAGACTGGTCGCACTTTCTGCTGCTTGATATAGTCCATGTACCGGGGTACTCGAACAATTCCATGGCTTGGATGCCCAGAAGCATCAGCGTCCACTAGGTGAATTGCGATCAAGCGAGCTTCTTCTCCAGGACACCCAGCCACGGTGAAGAGTTGGGATAGCCAGTCTTCCAAAATCGTCTGCTGAACCAGCATGACTGAATTCCTTTCTGTATTGTAATCAACGTCCCAAAAATTCA harbors:
- a CDS encoding Ldh family oxidoreductase; the encoded protein is MLVQQTILEDWLSQLFTVAGCPGEEARLIAIHLVDADASGHPSHGIVRVPRYMDYIKQQKVRPVCAYTTLMSSGSLRLFDGQYSFGQVLGHHVVHEACEIVQSEGLALIGLRHAGHLGRIGGWAELLADQGLISLHFVNVAGSRIVAPFGGREAQLSTAPIAIGVPRFLDSGESDHFILDFATSRVAEGKILVSLKTGTPLPPDAMVDETGTDSDHPVTIYGETVTFGVPNPRGGTGAIQTFGEHKGSGLGLACELLAGALTGSSTNAHERPFCNGMLSIVFDPAKFDQGNGMRQEIEDFVTSIRNSAPRHQDQPVLMPGDPERTKRRTARMNGIELGQSICDQLIEISTELGVVIPNPMSG